From the genome of Ptychodera flava strain L36383 chromosome 3 unlocalized genomic scaffold, AS_Pfla_20210202 Scaffold_27__1_contigs__length_13241970_pilon, whole genome shotgun sequence:
atgagtgtgtcacggacgctacaagaaattccgACCACTACGAtgtccattttcatttattcacaaaacaatacaatatgcaattttatttaaattttggtgtataaaatgcttgccatggatgttgaggttggaattaaattcaatattacaatattttatctatttttctacatataaactaaaggtatatgtacttatggtcataaaacacaaaaaacataacgatgttacagttttggtaaaaataccacagtttctgttccgatgcacataatcacatgaaataacttgtgaaagaaaggttaggtattctgcaataacatatgtaagctaaaaattccacaattttaacactgtgtttcaaaaaacattttaaaattaagtacattttgaagtgaaacagcataacgctactttttacagtttttaaaggcatttttgtggatgtacaaccaaacctgcacaatatatgcaatatttctttatgtgaccAAGTTAGTTACaactattattatttattagaaacaaataagcaatatgatatcagtctgaatagcagatatatgtccataacaaatgaaaatcatctagcgcaccctgattgtgactgacccgagaGGAGAAAATGGGTCGACCTGGTTTTCAAGCATTCTTCAGAAATAATATTATCTTGTAACATGGGCGAAAAAAATGGATAAATCAAGGTAATCAAATTATTGACATCATACTGGTCAACACAAAACCAGCTACCAGCTGTGCCTTAATTCGAACACcaaaatgtctttcactgtgCCTACAGTGCCTACACCAGCTACACTAATGTGGCCATTACTTTCAGAGTCATGGAGGTAGTCTTTCTTCTACCTCCTTGATTTGATGTATTAATTGTCAGGTAGGCCACGTAAATGTACCTAAAACTGAGACATCTAGAATTGtctcccttttcctgccaagttcatgttTCACTATCATCAGGTCCAGTTGGTAAGATTGAAACTAGCGAAGCAAAACATGTCtcatatggtgtatttttaacaaagacttgaagatcaAATTGAaagtccctgaagacagagatactgttaacatgatttttacatgaaaaaactTCTATAACACActaagtgggtgaaaatacatgtggttttggctcaatagaccttttcccggtcatcccacaatgcattgcagtggATATATCAACCaccataaaaacaacaaaaaacatacTGATTTGTGTTGTACATCCCCGTTTGTTATAGAAGTGAAGTAAAGTGTTATTGTGGCAATTACATGCAGCAAATGAACTGTGACCAACCATATTGAAACTCTGCTCACTTTGTTCAAACAATTTAGTCAGCTAACCCAGATTCCATGTGCCCTATGTGCTACCATAAATTAAGCAGTTTGAGATTATGAAAAAgatcaatttgaaaaaatcgaaaTTCAGTTTAACTTTATTAACCAGTCAGTACTACTACAAGTACTTGGCATCGGCTTTCTGCATAATTGGTATTGTTTTGCGGCAGCATTTTTGGACTGTATATCATTTCTTAACATATTTGAATGTTTCCTTAGTATACTGAAATCACAGATGGTAACTTGCTGCAGGTGGTGTATGAAATGGTTCTGTGATTGTTATAGAAACATACAGGCACAgagaatgaaagttacatgtGGGGCTGTTCTTAGCACTCATGTCTTGTACATTGCTGAAAGCACATCAGCACTTAGTGTCAATGATCAGAATGAAGAGGATAATGTTATACCTACATTTCTTGGTGTTATTGTACTGATAGCAGTGTACATTGATTTATACTTTTTCAGGGATCTCCACGACCTTGACCTTGAATTCACAGAAGTAGCATTGACTTTATAACGTATCGAGAACCAGAAAAACAGTGGATATAACAGTGGAgttgaactttgaaaacaatatcaataaATGGATGTAGAGGATTCTTTTGTGACAATAAATTTAGATAGTCAAGAGTGTGAAATATGCCACGAAGACACTGGAGAAACATTAGAATCATGCCATTTTTGTCTGGGACTTGGAACTTTGAAATCTGTGAAAGAAGGTTTCAACAAAGTCACCCATGTAAATACCAAAGCACACACTAGTTGCTTTGCCAGAAACCATGAGGTGGGCTGTCACAGCAgtcacaataatgacattgcCAAGACATCCAACATGTGCCAACACACTGGGGTCTGTGCTCACAGGGACAATAATGTACTTCAACATAGCAAAGAGATGATCAATGATAAAATTCAGTGCCTTACAAGATTGTCCTGGAAGTCAAAGTGGAGTCAGAAGGTGCTACAACTACAGCATGAATGCAACAATCTGTACAACAATAGTATTCCATGTTGTAGTACAACAAATGAGTTGAGAAATGCCAAGAGGTATGACAGCAATGCTATGGAAAGAGTTAAGCAGCATGCAGAGCTAACAGCAACACCCTACACAGACTCTGCAGCAGCATTGCAGGATAGTTATATTAAGTATCTATTTGGTGGTAAAATACCCAATGAATGGAACATCAATGAAAAATATGCATGCAAGAAAACAGAGccatcagtattttcatcatcGGTATTTTATGAACAGAGAGACGAAGTCAGATATTCCACTCAAGGAACTGCCTTCAAACTTGGAAATGATGAACCTTTTAACCAAAGATTTCTAGGCCATGTTGTTGAATTTGAAGCTGATAAACAGGATTGTGATCAAATAAGAAGAGAAGACAAAGAAGATTGTAAAGCCAGTGCTGTGATGTCACTTTGTGAACTTGAAGACACTGAAGTGAACAATTGTCATAATGTTTATAAATCAGTGGTTTCTTCACCCGGAAATCAAGATGAAAGCATGATGCCCAAACTTGAAAATGGAGTGGAAACACaacaaacatttcaagtttattCTGAAAAGCAGTGTAAGTTGTCTATATTACTGTGTTACTACAGACCTTCTCctgccaaatgttacaaatgttAAAATCTCTTAATTTTATCAGACATGTTGATGTAACTTCGGTTTTCACCAGAGTGGATGTGtcctttgaatgaaaatggtcAGCAGTCAAATTTTTTAAATCTAAAATTCCCTTCCATCAATCAAACTTTCAATGAAAATGCAATGCCCAAGCTAA
Proteins encoded in this window:
- the LOC139126321 gene encoding protein EURL homolog, producing the protein MDVEDSFVTINLDSQECEICHEDTGETLESCHFCLGLGTLKSVKEGFNKVTHVNTKAHTSCFARNHEVGCHSSHNNDIAKTSNMCQHTGVCAHRDNNVLQHSKEMINDKIQCLTRLSWKSKWSQKVLQLQHECNNLYNNSIPCCSTTNELRNAKRYDSNAMERVKQHAELTATPYTDSAAALQDSYIKYLFGGKIPNEWNINEKYACKKTEPSVFSSSVFYEQRDEVRYSTQGTAFKLGNDEPFNQRFLGHVVEFEADKQDCDQIRREDKEDCKASAVMSLCELEDTEVNNCHNVYKSVVSSPGNQDESMMPKLENGVETQQTFQVYSEKQLQKCSCTDIMQIVSEMSARVEDASCQLVKILQARDSLCHEISVRHATIAKLLKIKQQNVQEKQL